From Pseudoalteromonas sp. DL-6, one genomic window encodes:
- a CDS encoding PspC domain-containing protein: MNNFNTHRRWYKNTLNKKISGVCSGLAYRLDFPVWSTRLVTVLLFLSFPFAVALGYLIAHCCLEEKAV; the protein is encoded by the coding sequence ATGAATAATTTTAATACGCATCGTCGTTGGTATAAAAATACGCTTAACAAAAAAATATCAGGTGTCTGTAGTGGGTTAGCCTACCGACTAGACTTTCCGGTATGGTCTACTCGTTTAGTCACCGTTTTATTATTTTTAAGTTTTCCGTTTGCAGTGGCGCTAGGTTATTTAATTGCGCACTGTTGTCTTGAAGAAAAAGCAGTGTAA
- a CDS encoding PspA/IM30 family protein produces the protein MGIFNRVNDVIQANIVAMLDKAEDSEKLLNLMLTEMQEALNECRSTAAALLCEEKNIKRQISNKQQALTNWQLKAEHAIAKNRDDLAKSALAEKHNVEISIECLQTQLETLQQSIVKITEDCERLQQKMTQAKAKQAQLVKRENVVEARSKINTQLQSDKVATALSRFEQIERRVESVESQVEAYELTDTASNTATQIESLVKNEKIDAELASLKASLNTANKQTNKQTA, from the coding sequence ATGGGTATATTTAATCGCGTAAACGACGTCATTCAAGCAAATATCGTAGCTATGCTTGATAAAGCCGAAGATTCAGAAAAACTACTTAATTTGATGCTAACCGAAATGCAGGAGGCACTTAATGAGTGTCGTAGCACCGCGGCAGCACTATTATGTGAAGAAAAGAATATCAAGCGTCAAATAAGCAATAAACAACAAGCGCTCACAAATTGGCAATTAAAGGCCGAACATGCCATTGCAAAAAATCGTGACGATTTAGCTAAATCAGCACTAGCTGAAAAACACAATGTCGAAATAAGCATAGAGTGCTTACAAACACAACTTGAGACATTGCAGCAATCAATTGTAAAAATCACAGAGGACTGTGAACGCCTGCAGCAAAAAATGACACAGGCTAAAGCAAAGCAAGCACAACTTGTAAAGCGTGAAAATGTGGTTGAGGCAAGATCTAAGATAAATACTCAGCTGCAGAGCGATAAAGTGGCCACTGCTTTATCACGATTTGAGCAAATTGAGCGTCGTGTTGAGAGTGTTGAATCGCAGGTCGAAGCATATGAGCTGACAGATACAGCGAGCAATACTGCGACGCAAATTGAGTCACTGGTTAAAAACGAAAAAATTGATGCAGAACTGGCAAGTTTAAAAGCGAGTTTAAATACTGCTAACAAACAAACAAACAAACAAACAGCCTAA
- the dusA gene encoding tRNA dihydrouridine(20/20a) synthase DusA has protein sequence MLDWTDRHCRTFHRKMTKHTVLYTEMITTGAILFGRGDYLHFNQHEGPVALQLGGSDPQALAQCAKLAGERGYDEINLNVGCPSDRVQNGRFGACLMAEPNLVAECVAAMKSEVNIPVTVKTRIGIDEQDSYEFLCALIEASHKVGCDDFIIHARKAWLKGLSPKENREVPELNYPRVYQLKKDYPQLDLSINGGVKTIEQSLEHLQYIDGVMVGREAYSNPFMLNEVDEKIYGDAANTQSRHDVVRSMYDYIEEEMRLGANFWHVARHMLGIFQGQPGARGFRRHLSENGHGKQADLSVMDKALSYVPE, from the coding sequence ATGCTTGATTGGACTGATCGCCACTGTCGTACGTTTCATCGTAAAATGACAAAACACACCGTGCTCTATACTGAAATGATCACTACTGGCGCTATTTTATTCGGTCGTGGTGACTACTTGCATTTTAATCAGCACGAAGGCCCTGTGGCATTGCAATTAGGTGGATCAGACCCGCAAGCGCTAGCACAGTGTGCCAAGCTTGCTGGTGAGCGCGGTTATGATGAAATAAACCTTAATGTAGGTTGTCCGTCAGATCGTGTGCAAAATGGACGTTTTGGTGCCTGTTTAATGGCCGAGCCTAATTTAGTTGCAGAGTGTGTTGCTGCAATGAAAAGTGAAGTGAATATTCCGGTTACGGTTAAAACTCGTATTGGTATTGATGAGCAAGATTCTTATGAATTTTTATGTGCTTTGATAGAGGCTTCACATAAAGTTGGCTGTGATGACTTTATTATTCATGCGCGCAAAGCATGGCTAAAAGGATTGAGCCCGAAAGAAAATCGCGAAGTTCCTGAGCTTAACTACCCCCGAGTTTATCAGCTCAAAAAAGATTACCCTCAACTTGATTTAAGTATTAACGGTGGTGTTAAAACCATTGAGCAAAGTCTTGAGCATTTACAGTACATAGATGGGGTTATGGTGGGCCGAGAGGCTTACAGTAATCCATTTATGCTTAATGAAGTAGATGAAAAAATTTATGGTGATGCGGCTAATACTCAGTCTCGACATGATGTTGTACGCTCTATGTATGATTACATTGAAGAAGAGATGCGTTTAGGGGCTAATTTTTGGCATGTTGCACGCCACATGCTGGGTATTTTTCAGGGGCAACCCGGTGCGCGTGGCTTTAGACGCCACTTATCTGAAAATGGTCATGGTAAGCAAGCTGATTTAAGTGTTATGGATAAAGCGTTAAGTTACGTACCCGAGTAA
- a CDS encoding secondary thiamine-phosphate synthase enzyme YjbQ: MSWSQTTITLKPRSRGFHLIDNDILTHLPQLSQLKVGLLHLFIQHTSASLTINENADPTVRMDMESHFNQFVPERQPYYRHDYEGDDDMPAHIKTSTLGCELTIPISDGQLALGTWQGIYLGEHRDHGGSRRIIATLQGEKF, translated from the coding sequence ATGAGCTGGTCGCAAACTACGATTACATTAAAGCCTCGCTCGCGAGGCTTTCATTTAATTGATAACGACATACTTACTCACCTCCCACAACTGAGCCAGCTTAAAGTTGGTTTATTACACTTATTTATTCAACACACCTCAGCCAGCTTAACTATTAACGAAAACGCCGATCCAACGGTACGCATGGATATGGAAAGCCACTTTAATCAGTTTGTTCCAGAGCGCCAGCCTTATTATCGCCATGACTATGAGGGCGATGATGATATGCCTGCCCATATAAAAACCAGTACCTTAGGTTGTGAGTTAACTATACCGATTAGTGATGGTCAGTTAGCGCTAGGAACTTGGCAAGGAATATACTTAGGTGAGCACCGTGATCATGGCGGTTCAAGACGTATTATTGCAACTTTGCAAGGCGAAAAGTTTTAG
- a CDS encoding MarC family protein: protein MHELLAIFIFFFAVIDPIGTIPVFIAVTRGDDDKFKRKVIFKAVGVSALVLLFFVVAGEQLLNVIEIPLSAFQIAGGLILLIFALSMTFGESKPEAEIKSVRDSTETAIFPLAIPSIASPGAMLGAVLMTRNEEYTWVEQMITSSMMLAVLVVVLILLLLATHVHKIIGDSGASIISRIMGLILSSVAVTNILNGIAQYFGLQVFA, encoded by the coding sequence ATGCATGAGCTATTAGCTATATTTATTTTCTTTTTTGCGGTTATTGATCCAATAGGCACCATCCCGGTTTTTATCGCTGTAACTCGGGGAGATGACGACAAGTTTAAGCGTAAAGTGATTTTTAAGGCCGTGGGTGTATCTGCTTTAGTGCTGTTATTTTTTGTGGTTGCTGGCGAGCAATTACTGAATGTGATTGAGATCCCGCTCTCGGCATTTCAAATAGCGGGTGGTTTAATTTTATTAATTTTTGCACTCTCCATGACTTTTGGTGAAAGCAAGCCTGAAGCTGAAATTAAAAGTGTTAGAGACAGCACTGAAACCGCTATTTTTCCGCTCGCTATCCCATCAATAGCCAGTCCCGGTGCCATGTTAGGTGCGGTATTAATGACACGCAATGAGGAGTATACCTGGGTTGAGCAAATGATTACCTCATCAATGATGTTAGCTGTTTTAGTGGTGGTACTGATTTTGTTATTACTTGCTACGCATGTACATAAAATAATAGGTGATAGTGGGGCGAGTATTATTAGTCGAATTATGGGGTTAATTTTAAGCTCAGTCGCAGTGACTAATATTTTAAACGGTATTGCACAATACTTTGGCTTGCAAGTGTTTGCTTAA
- a CDS encoding transcriptional repressor, whose amino-acid sequence MNIESLVSKAKQVCDNRGARFTPIREKVFRLLASAQGGVGAYDLLEQLKVTETGAKPATIYRALDFLAELGFIHKIESTNAFMLCHHFDHIHPVQLLICDSCGFVKELHSTVISHELNNLAAESGFVVSGQTIEAHGKCDSCRA is encoded by the coding sequence ATGAATATAGAATCACTCGTAAGTAAAGCAAAACAAGTATGCGACAACCGTGGTGCGCGATTCACACCAATTCGCGAAAAGGTATTTCGTTTATTAGCCAGTGCCCAAGGTGGTGTCGGTGCATACGATTTACTTGAACAATTAAAAGTCACTGAAACAGGTGCTAAACCTGCAACAATTTATCGTGCTTTAGACTTTTTAGCCGAACTCGGTTTTATTCATAAAATTGAAAGCACCAATGCATTTATGCTGTGTCATCATTTTGATCATATTCATCCTGTTCAGCTATTAATTTGTGATAGCTGCGGTTTTGTTAAAGAGCTGCATTCAACAGTAATTTCACATGAGCTCAATAACTTAGCAGCTGAAAGTGGCTTTGTCGTTTCAGGGCAAACAATAGAAGCGCATGGTAAATGTGACTCTTGTCGAGCATAG
- a CDS encoding chemotaxis protein CheX produces MNVEFINPFLSSLMNVLSTMAQTQLKPGKPRIKTDEIACGDVSGLIGMVGPQTRGSFSITFDESLALTIMERMLGERPDSINEEVTDMVGEITNMVTGGAKNLLGEKGYDFAMATPIVVSGTNHTITHKSDGKKILMPFTSDAGNANIEVSFDKL; encoded by the coding sequence ATGAATGTAGAGTTCATTAATCCCTTTTTATCTTCTTTGATGAATGTATTGAGCACTATGGCTCAAACTCAATTAAAACCAGGCAAGCCGCGTATTAAAACCGATGAGATAGCCTGTGGTGATGTATCGGGATTAATTGGTATGGTCGGTCCGCAAACTCGTGGTTCATTTTCAATTACCTTCGACGAGAGTTTAGCACTGACTATTATGGAACGTATGTTAGGTGAGCGACCAGACAGTATAAATGAAGAAGTAACTGACATGGTTGGCGAAATAACCAATATGGTTACCGGTGGAGCTAAGAATTTATTAGGGGAAAAAGGCTATGACTTTGCCATGGCAACTCCCATCGTTGTCTCTGGTACAAACCACACCATTACGCATAAAAGTGACGGCAAAAAAATTCTTATGCCATTTACCAGTGACGCAGGTAATGCAAATATTGAAGTGAGTTTCGATAAGCTATGA